In Bacillus sp. Cs-700, one genomic interval encodes:
- a CDS encoding UvrB/UvrC motif-containing protein, translating into MTCQECGERPATLHFTKIINGEKTETHICEKCAKEKGEVEPGTNHFSIHNLLSGLLNFETPIGESQAQSFYKPEPSHCPKCGLTYQQFTKIGRFGCSDCYNTFSDKLDPILKKVHGGNTIHSGKIPKRAGAAIEMERKVQNLRNKMKEYIEHEEFEKAAETRDLIRSLEDKSSSEGGE; encoded by the coding sequence ATGACTTGTCAGGAATGTGGTGAGCGCCCTGCTACGCTTCATTTCACCAAAATTATAAATGGTGAAAAAACAGAAACTCACATTTGTGAAAAGTGTGCAAAAGAAAAAGGTGAGGTTGAGCCAGGCACTAACCATTTTTCTATCCATAACTTATTATCGGGATTACTAAATTTTGAAACCCCTATTGGCGAGAGCCAGGCTCAGTCTTTTTACAAACCGGAGCCAAGTCACTGTCCTAAATGTGGCTTAACTTATCAGCAGTTTACGAAGATTGGTCGTTTTGGCTGTTCAGATTGTTATAATACATTTTCCGATAAACTTGATCCTATACTTAAGAAAGTTCATGGCGGCAATACGATTCATTCTGGGAAAATTCCTAAACGAGCTGGCGCCGCAATAGAAATGGAGCGCAAAGTTCAAAATTTAAGAAACAAAATGAAAGAGTATATTGAGCATGAGGAATTCGAGAAAGCTGCAGAAACGAGAGATTTGATTCGTTCCCTTGAAGACAAAAGTTCATCGGAAGGGGGAGAATAA
- the radA gene encoding DNA repair protein RadA, whose translation MAKKKTKFMCQDCGYESPKWMGKCPGCHQWNTMVEEMVPGDNDRRRFVTSSNETASKPTSIRSIQKEMEPRILTHITELDRVLGGGVVPGSLVLVGGDPGIGKSTLLLQTSSKLAGQDHPVLYISGEESVKQTKLRADRLGVDAEKLFVLAETDLEYISKAIEEINPQLVIIDSIQTIFRSEVTSAPGSVSQVRECTSQLMRIAKTKGIAVFIVGHVTKEGSIAGPRLLEHMVDAVLYFEGERHHTFRILRGVKNRFGSTNEIGVFEMKEEGLEEVLNPSEIFLEERSSGSAGSTVVASMEGTRTVLVEIQALISPTSFGNPRRTATGIDHNRVSLLMAVLEKRVGLLLQNQDAYLNVAGGVRLDEPAIDLAIAVSIASSFRDKPTRPSDIVVGEIGLTGEIRRVSRIEQRVIEAAKLGFERAIIPKKNIGGWTFPEGIQVIGVQTVDEALKEALGG comes from the coding sequence ATGGCGAAGAAAAAGACGAAATTTATGTGTCAGGATTGCGGCTATGAATCTCCAAAATGGATGGGGAAATGTCCAGGATGTCATCAATGGAACACGATGGTAGAAGAAATGGTTCCAGGGGATAACGATCGTAGACGTTTCGTTACTTCAAGCAATGAAACGGCGAGCAAACCGACATCTATTAGAAGTATTCAAAAAGAAATGGAGCCTAGAATACTAACCCACATCACGGAACTTGATCGTGTATTAGGCGGTGGTGTTGTTCCAGGTTCACTCGTTCTTGTTGGGGGTGATCCGGGGATTGGTAAATCAACGCTCTTATTACAAACGTCGTCGAAGTTAGCTGGTCAGGACCACCCCGTTCTGTACATCTCTGGTGAGGAGTCGGTCAAGCAAACGAAGCTTCGTGCAGATCGCTTAGGTGTTGATGCGGAAAAATTATTTGTATTAGCGGAGACGGATCTTGAGTATATTAGTAAAGCGATTGAAGAAATAAACCCGCAACTTGTCATTATCGACTCAATTCAAACGATTTTTAGATCAGAAGTTACATCTGCTCCGGGGAGTGTTTCTCAAGTTCGCGAATGTACTTCCCAACTTATGCGTATAGCTAAAACAAAGGGTATTGCAGTTTTTATTGTCGGACATGTGACGAAAGAAGGATCAATTGCGGGTCCGAGACTTTTAGAACATATGGTAGATGCGGTGCTTTACTTTGAGGGAGAGCGTCACCACACATTTCGAATTCTTCGCGGCGTAAAAAACCGTTTTGGATCGACAAATGAGATAGGTGTCTTTGAGATGAAGGAAGAGGGGCTTGAAGAAGTACTTAATCCTTCTGAGATTTTTCTAGAAGAACGATCTTCTGGTTCTGCAGGGTCAACGGTTGTTGCATCTATGGAGGGAACGCGAACGGTGCTTGTCGAAATACAAGCCCTCATATCACCTACTAGCTTTGGAAATCCACGTAGAACAGCAACAGGTATTGATCATAACCGAGTATCGTTATTAATGGCGGTTCTTGAGAAAAGAGTAGGTCTGCTTTTGCAAAACCAGGATGCTTATTTAAATGTGGCTGGTGGTGTAAGACTTGATGAGCCTGCAATTGACCTTGCTATTGCTGTTTCCATTGCTTCAAGTTTTAGAGACAAACCAACACGTCCTTCTGACATAGTAGTGGGTGAAATTGGATTGACCGGAGAAATTAGACGAGTATCTCGTATTGAACAACGAGTGATCGAAGCCGCTAAACTTGGTTTTGAACGGGCTATTATTCCAAAGAAGAATATAGGTGGATGGACTTTTCCAGAAGGCATTCAGGTAATCGGTGTTCAAACAGTGGACGAAGCATTAAAAGAAGCGCTAGGAGGGTAG
- a CDS encoding protein arginine kinase, whose amino-acid sequence MSLQHFISEAVSPWMKNEGPDSDIVMSSRVRFARNLKNYVFPILSNREHNLKVIEEVRGQFTDIPDNQVGQLELIEMDDLKPIEKRVLVEKHLISPNLIEHSKNGAVLLSENETVSIMINEEDHFRIQCLVAGFELKKALSLANSLDNWIEEKVDYAFDERKGYLTSCPTNVGTGMRASVMLHLPALVLTQQLNHIIPAINQLGLVVRGSYGEGSEALGNIFQISNQITLGKTEDDIIEDLQGVVRQVIEKERAARRALLDNSRIELEDRIYRALGVLQNSRIIQSKEAAKCLSDVRLGIDLGLVKGLAKSILNELLILTQPGFLQQYAGASLTPTERDIKRATLIRERLELEDQLKKNVEGDEQ is encoded by the coding sequence ATGTCACTTCAGCATTTTATTAGCGAGGCTGTGAGCCCCTGGATGAAAAACGAAGGTCCTGACTCAGATATTGTAATGAGTAGCCGCGTAAGGTTTGCACGTAATTTAAAGAATTACGTGTTCCCTATCCTTTCTAATCGTGAGCATAACTTAAAGGTTATCGAAGAAGTAAGGGGTCAATTTACTGACATACCAGATAATCAGGTAGGGCAACTGGAGTTAATCGAAATGGATGATTTAAAGCCTATCGAAAAACGGGTACTTGTAGAAAAGCACCTTATTAGTCCTAACCTTATCGAACACTCCAAAAATGGTGCTGTACTTTTGAGTGAGAACGAAACGGTTAGCATTATGATTAATGAAGAAGATCATTTTCGTATTCAGTGTCTAGTAGCTGGGTTTGAACTTAAAAAAGCTTTGTCGCTAGCTAATTCTCTTGATAATTGGATCGAAGAAAAAGTGGATTATGCTTTCGATGAAAGAAAAGGTTACTTAACTAGTTGCCCGACAAATGTAGGAACTGGAATGCGGGCATCGGTCATGTTACATCTTCCCGCTCTTGTGTTAACACAGCAGTTAAATCATATTATTCCAGCTATTAACCAGCTTGGACTCGTGGTAAGAGGTAGTTATGGTGAGGGAAGCGAAGCCCTGGGTAACATCTTTCAAATATCAAATCAAATTACACTTGGTAAGACTGAAGATGATATTATTGAAGATCTACAAGGGGTAGTTAGGCAAGTTATTGAAAAGGAAAGAGCTGCTAGACGTGCTCTTCTTGATAACTCGAGAATTGAATTAGAAGATCGTATTTATCGAGCACTTGGTGTCCTACAGAATAGTAGAATCATTCAATCAAAAGAGGCGGCTAAATGTTTATCAGATGTGAGACTTGGGATTGATTTAGGTCTTGTTAAAGGATTAGCTAAATCGATCTTGAATGAATTGCTTATCCTTACTCAACCAGGCTTTTTACAACAATATGCTGGGGCGAGTCTAACACCTACAGAGCGAGACATTAAACGTGCTACTCTAATTAGAGAACGACTTGAACTTGAAGATCAACTAAAGAAGAATGTGGAGGGTGATGAACAATGA
- the ispF gene encoding 2-C-methyl-D-erythritol 2,4-cyclodiphosphate synthase yields the protein MMRVGHGFDVHKLVEGRPCIIGGVTIPFEKGLLGHSDADVLLHSVADACLGAIGEGDIGKHFPDTDEAFKDADSKELLRHVYAIVKEKGFVLGNVDGTIIAQLPKMAPHISAMREVIAELLEADISQVNVKATTSEQLGFTGRGEGIAAEVVVLLQKA from the coding sequence TTGATGCGAGTAGGGCATGGTTTTGATGTACATAAATTAGTAGAAGGACGTCCATGTATTATTGGAGGGGTGACAATTCCGTTTGAAAAGGGTTTACTTGGTCATTCCGATGCCGACGTTCTCCTTCATTCCGTTGCAGACGCTTGTCTGGGTGCAATTGGAGAAGGGGATATAGGGAAGCATTTTCCGGATACAGATGAGGCATTTAAAGATGCTGATTCCAAGGAACTCCTTCGTCATGTGTATGCCATTGTAAAAGAAAAGGGATTTGTACTAGGAAATGTGGATGGTACGATTATTGCACAGCTTCCGAAAATGGCGCCTCACATTTCAGCGATGCGTGAAGTGATAGCTGAATTACTTGAGGCAGACATAAGTCAGGTGAATGTGAAGGCAACCACTTCTGAGCAGCTAGGCTTTACGGGTAGAGGAGAAGGAATTGCGGCTGAAGTAGTCGTGTTGCTTCAAAAAGCTTGA
- the disA gene encoding DNA integrity scanning diadenylate cyclase DisA produces MEIDKQQEIINGILKIVAPGTQLRHGIDNILRANTGGLIVVGYDGKLQEIVDGGFSIECRFTPAYLYELAKMDGAIILNKEASKILYANTQLIPETSIPSTETGIRHRTAERVAKQTGNLVISISQRRNVITLYQGNIRYSLKEIGVILTKANQAMQTLEKYKSVLDQGITDLGALEFEELVTLQEVAQVIHRIEMVLRIKKEILNYINELGTEGRLISMQMEELVSNLESEAKWLIGDYVKDVDESPADVMKRLKRLSSDDLLEENAIMKILGYQDQNENVTPRGYRILHKIPRLPSNIIENLVDSFNNLNAISKASIEELDHVDGIGAIRAKKIKDGLKRIQEQLFVDRHI; encoded by the coding sequence ATGGAGATCGATAAGCAGCAGGAAATTATAAACGGCATATTAAAAATCGTTGCGCCAGGTACGCAATTAAGGCATGGGATCGATAATATTCTACGCGCGAATACCGGTGGTCTTATTGTTGTAGGGTATGACGGTAAGTTGCAAGAAATTGTCGATGGAGGATTCTCAATTGAGTGTCGATTCACCCCTGCTTATTTGTATGAATTAGCAAAAATGGACGGGGCCATTATATTAAACAAAGAAGCCTCCAAAATATTATATGCAAATACACAATTAATTCCAGAAACCTCTATTCCATCAACGGAGACCGGAATTCGTCATCGAACTGCAGAGCGGGTTGCCAAGCAAACAGGTAATCTAGTGATTTCGATCTCACAGCGTCGTAATGTCATTACGCTTTATCAGGGAAATATTCGCTATTCATTAAAAGAAATTGGTGTAATTCTGACAAAAGCCAATCAAGCGATGCAAACGTTAGAGAAATACAAATCAGTTCTAGATCAGGGAATTACAGACCTCGGTGCGCTTGAGTTTGAAGAACTTGTCACGCTTCAAGAAGTAGCACAGGTGATTCACCGGATTGAAATGGTGTTACGTATTAAGAAAGAGATTCTTAATTACATTAACGAGCTAGGGACAGAAGGACGATTAATTAGCATGCAGATGGAAGAGCTTGTTTCTAATCTTGAGTCAGAGGCAAAGTGGTTGATTGGAGATTATGTGAAGGACGTTGATGAATCTCCTGCTGATGTAATGAAACGTTTAAAGAGGCTCTCAAGTGATGATTTGCTAGAAGAAAACGCGATAATGAAGATTCTTGGTTACCAGGATCAGAATGAGAATGTTACTCCAAGGGGTTACCGGATTCTGCATAAAATTCCAAGGTTACCATCTAACATTATTGAAAATTTGGTCGATAGTTTTAATAACCTAAATGCGATTTCGAAAGCTTCGATCGAGGAATTGGATCATGTCGATGGAATCGGAGCTATTAGAGCTAAGAAAATAAAAGACGGACTGAAGCGAATTCAAGAACAACTCTTTGTGGATCGCCATATATAG
- the clpC gene encoding ATP-dependent protease ATP-binding subunit ClpC — MMFGRFTERAQKVLALAQEEAIRLGHNNVGTEHILLGLIREGEGIAAKALTALGLGSEKIQKEVEKLIGRGQDSVQSIHYTPRAKKVIELSMDEARKLSHSYVGTEHILLGLIREGEGVAARVLNNLGVSLNKARQQVLQLLGSNESSSSSHQGGGASANTPTLDSLARDLTVIARDNGLDPVIGRSKEIERVIEVLSRRTKNNPVLIGEPGVGKTAIAEGLAQQIINNEVPETLRDKRVMTLDMGTVVAGTKYRGEFEDRLKKVMDEIRQAGNIILFIDELHTLIGAGGAEGAIDASNILKPALARGELQCIGATTLDEYRKYIEKDAALERRFQPIQVNEPTSDESALILKGLRDRYEAHHRVTITDDAIEAAVKLSDRYISDRFLPDKAIDLIDEAASKVRLRSYTAPPNLKELDKKLEEVRKEKDAAVQSQEFEKAASLRDSEQRLREQLEQTKKEWKEKQGKENQEVTPEDIAIVVANWTGIPVSKLEEQETERLLKMEEILHNRLIGQEEAVKSISKAVRRARAGLKDPKRPIGSFIFLGPTGVGKTELARAVAETLFGEEDSVIRIDMSEYMEKHSTSRLVGSPPGYVGYEEGGQLTEKVRRKPYSVILLDEIEKAHPDVFNILLQVLEDGRLTDSKGRVVDFRNTVVIMTSNVGASTLKRNKYVGFSTGSEGQEYSDMKGKVMDDLKKTFRPEFLNRIDETIVFHSLEKKHLKEIIVLMANQLKARLSDHGIDFELTDSALDKISEEGYDPEYGARPLRRALQRHIEDRLSEELLKGNIEKGQRVKIDYKENDFVVETLSEATSS; from the coding sequence ATGATGTTTGGACGATTTACAGAACGTGCCCAGAAAGTACTTGCATTAGCACAAGAAGAGGCCATCCGACTTGGTCATAATAACGTTGGAACTGAACATATCCTACTCGGCTTGATTCGCGAAGGGGAAGGCATTGCCGCTAAAGCTTTAACAGCTCTTGGGCTGGGCTCAGAAAAAATTCAAAAAGAAGTAGAGAAGTTGATTGGGCGTGGACAGGATTCTGTTCAATCTATTCACTATACACCAAGAGCTAAGAAAGTTATCGAGCTATCAATGGATGAAGCACGTAAGTTAAGCCACTCCTATGTTGGAACGGAGCATATCTTACTTGGTCTTATTCGTGAAGGAGAAGGCGTTGCTGCTCGTGTTCTTAACAACCTTGGTGTTAGCTTGAATAAAGCACGTCAACAGGTTCTTCAATTGCTTGGAAGCAATGAAAGTTCTTCTTCTAGTCATCAGGGTGGTGGAGCAAGTGCCAATACGCCAACGCTTGATAGCCTAGCAAGAGACCTTACTGTCATAGCACGAGACAATGGTTTAGACCCCGTTATTGGCAGAAGCAAAGAAATTGAGCGAGTGATTGAAGTTCTTAGCCGACGGACGAAAAACAATCCGGTTCTTATTGGTGAGCCCGGTGTAGGTAAGACAGCAATCGCTGAGGGCCTTGCGCAGCAAATTATTAATAATGAAGTACCTGAGACTCTCCGTGATAAGCGTGTGATGACGCTTGATATGGGTACTGTAGTAGCCGGAACGAAATACCGTGGTGAATTCGAAGATCGTTTAAAGAAAGTAATGGATGAAATTCGTCAGGCAGGCAATATCATTTTATTCATTGATGAACTTCATACGCTTATTGGAGCTGGTGGGGCAGAAGGTGCAATTGATGCATCGAATATCCTCAAGCCGGCACTAGCAAGAGGGGAGCTTCAATGTATTGGTGCGACAACACTTGACGAGTATCGTAAATATATTGAGAAGGATGCGGCACTGGAAAGACGTTTCCAACCAATACAGGTAAATGAACCGACAAGTGATGAATCGGCGCTTATCTTAAAAGGTCTGCGTGATCGTTATGAAGCGCATCACCGCGTTACAATTACAGATGATGCTATTGAAGCCGCTGTTAAGCTTTCAGATCGATATATATCAGATCGTTTTCTACCAGATAAAGCGATTGACTTAATTGACGAAGCTGCTTCGAAAGTTCGTCTACGTTCTTATACAGCACCACCGAATTTGAAAGAGCTTGATAAGAAGCTGGAAGAAGTTCGAAAAGAAAAAGATGCTGCTGTTCAAAGTCAAGAATTTGAGAAAGCCGCTTCTCTTCGCGACTCTGAGCAACGCTTACGTGAGCAGCTTGAGCAAACGAAGAAAGAATGGAAAGAAAAGCAAGGCAAAGAGAATCAAGAAGTTACACCAGAAGATATTGCGATTGTCGTTGCCAATTGGACCGGAATCCCGGTCTCCAAACTAGAAGAGCAGGAAACAGAGCGACTGTTGAAGATGGAAGAGATTCTTCATAATCGTCTGATTGGTCAAGAAGAAGCTGTTAAATCAATTTCAAAAGCAGTTCGACGTGCTCGTGCTGGTCTTAAGGATCCTAAACGCCCAATTGGTTCATTCATTTTCCTTGGACCAACTGGTGTTGGTAAGACCGAACTCGCTCGTGCAGTTGCTGAAACGCTATTTGGTGAAGAAGATTCTGTAATCCGTATTGATATGTCTGAGTACATGGAGAAACACTCAACGTCACGCCTTGTTGGTTCACCTCCAGGATATGTTGGCTATGAAGAAGGCGGTCAGTTAACTGAGAAGGTAAGACGCAAACCTTATTCTGTTATCTTGCTAGATGAGATTGAAAAAGCACACCCAGACGTGTTTAATATTCTATTACAAGTGCTAGAAGATGGACGATTGACTGATTCTAAAGGGCGTGTAGTTGATTTCCGTAATACAGTAGTCATTATGACGTCAAACGTTGGGGCTAGCACGCTTAAGCGCAATAAATATGTTGGGTTCTCAACAGGATCTGAAGGTCAGGAATATAGTGATATGAAAGGTAAAGTGATGGATGATCTCAAGAAGACTTTCCGTCCGGAGTTCTTGAACCGTATTGATGAGACGATCGTATTCCATTCCCTTGAAAAGAAACACTTGAAAGAAATCATAGTCCTTATGGCCAACCAACTTAAGGCTCGTCTATCTGATCATGGGATTGATTTTGAACTAACTGATTCTGCACTTGATAAAATTTCTGAAGAAGGCTATGATCCAGAATATGGTGCTCGACCGCTTAGAAGAGCTCTACAGCGTCATATTGAAGACCGTCTTTCTGAAGAATTGTTAAAAGGAAATATTGAAAAAGGTCAGCGAGTGAAGATTGATTACAAAGAGAACGATTTTGTTGTCGAAACGCTTTCTGAAGCAACTTCATCATAA
- a CDS encoding PIN/TRAM domain-containing protein, with product MIKWIVQLFFIILGGALGLVYLPDLIQLLNIGDLPSVFSNSYAGAVIGAVLFFLATFWVTDYIVDFIRIIEEKVVKAPVGDVLFGAIGLIIGLIIAFLLTVPLAEINFPVVSNILPIFITILLGYFGFQVGFKKRDELINLFSNTKGKEKKKDSDEDEIDSGSSKLKILDTSVIIDGRIADICQTGFLEGTLVIPQFVLEELQHIADSSDVLKRNRGRRGLDILNKIQKELEINVEIYEGDFEEIQEVDSKLVKLAKLVNGMVVTNDFNLNKVCELQKVQVLNINDLANAVKPVVLPGEELNVQVIKDGKEYNQGVAYLDDGTMIVVEEGRNYIGKTIDVLVTSVLQTSAGRMIFAKPKLLEKAL from the coding sequence ATGATAAAGTGGATTGTACAGTTGTTTTTTATCATTTTAGGCGGAGCACTGGGATTAGTATACTTACCAGATTTAATACAATTACTCAATATAGGGGATCTTCCATCAGTTTTTAGCAACTCTTATGCAGGTGCTGTCATTGGAGCGGTACTGTTCTTTCTAGCAACATTTTGGGTAACAGATTATATTGTGGATTTTATTCGAATTATTGAAGAAAAGGTAGTTAAAGCACCTGTTGGAGACGTACTATTTGGGGCAATTGGACTGATTATTGGACTTATAATTGCATTTTTACTAACTGTACCTCTGGCTGAGATTAACTTTCCGGTTGTTAGTAACATTCTGCCGATTTTTATTACGATCCTTTTAGGGTATTTTGGATTCCAGGTTGGGTTTAAAAAGCGCGATGAGCTTATTAACCTTTTCTCCAACACCAAAGGCAAGGAAAAGAAAAAAGATTCGGATGAGGATGAGATTGATTCTGGATCATCTAAATTAAAAATCCTTGATACAAGTGTCATTATTGATGGAAGAATCGCGGACATATGTCAGACTGGGTTTCTTGAAGGCACGTTAGTCATTCCCCAATTTGTCCTTGAGGAACTCCAACATATTGCTGACTCGTCAGACGTTTTAAAACGTAATCGCGGTCGTCGAGGACTTGATATCTTGAACAAAATACAAAAAGAGCTTGAAATAAACGTTGAAATCTATGAAGGTGATTTTGAAGAAATTCAAGAAGTAGATAGTAAACTTGTGAAGCTCGCCAAGCTTGTCAATGGCATGGTTGTTACAAACGATTTTAACTTAAACAAAGTATGCGAACTGCAAAAAGTTCAAGTTTTGAATATTAATGATTTAGCGAATGCGGTTAAGCCGGTAGTGCTTCCTGGGGAAGAGCTTAATGTGCAAGTGATAAAAGATGGGAAAGAATACAATCAGGGCGTTGCGTATCTAGATGATGGTACAATGATTGTTGTAGAAGAAGGTAGAAACTATATAGGAAAAACGATTGATGTTCTTGTAACGAGCGTGTTGCAAACATCAGCAGGGCGAATGATATTTGCGAAGCCCAAGCTACTTGAGAAAGCACTTTAA
- a CDS encoding CtsR family transcriptional regulator has product MRNVSDIIEAYLKKILMVDGRDAVEIKRSEIADKFQCVPSQINYVINTRFTIEKGYIVESKRGGGGYIRIVKVKPETHADLIDEMLQIVKNQVPQVVSENIILRLLEEEVISEREAKLMLSVLDRTVITIELPLRDHLRANMLRAMLIALKYK; this is encoded by the coding sequence GTGAGGAATGTTTCCGATATTATTGAAGCCTATTTAAAGAAAATATTAATGGTTGATGGAAGGGATGCTGTTGAGATAAAACGAAGTGAAATAGCAGATAAATTTCAATGCGTTCCCTCACAAATTAATTACGTCATCAATACTCGCTTTACGATTGAAAAAGGGTATATTGTGGAAAGTAAAAGAGGTGGAGGGGGTTATATACGGATTGTTAAAGTTAAGCCCGAAACCCACGCTGATTTAATTGATGAAATGCTCCAGATTGTCAAAAATCAAGTTCCACAAGTTGTATCAGAAAATATTATCCTTCGCTTACTCGAAGAAGAGGTTATTTCAGAACGAGAAGCGAAGTTAATGTTAAGCGTGCTAGATCGTACAGTGATTACAATAGAGCTACCTTTAAGAGATCACTTGCGTGCAAATATGTTGCGTGCAATGCTTATCGCTTTAAAATATAAATAA
- the gltX gene encoding glutamate--tRNA ligase: MGNEVRVRYAPSPTGYLHIGNARTALFNYLFARNQGGKFIIRIEDTDQSRNVEGGVENQLDYLKWLGMDWDESIDKEGEYGPYTQMERLDIYTEHTKELLEKDLVYKCYCTEDELEAEREAQRARGEMPRYSGKCRHLTQDQREKLEAEGREPSIRFAVPRDKEYAFDDIVKDRVSFESNGIGDFVIVKKNGIPTYNYAVALDDYHMKISHVLRGDDHISNTPKQLMIYEAFGFEPPKFGHMTLIVNDQKKKLSKRDKSIVQYIEQYHDLGFLPEALFNFVTLLGWSPKGEEELFTKEQLVEIFDPERLSTSPAVFDSQKLYWMNNQYIKQSSLERVVELALPHLVEAGRFPLEMTDEQKEWAKELIALYQEQLHYGREIVELTELFFKQEIQYNEEAMTVLNEEQIPEVMQGFLDQLKEVEEFEPAAIKSAIKATQKATGHKGKKLFMPIRVATTGETHGPELPQAIALLGRDAVNARLNQVLAMSKA, from the coding sequence ATGGGAAATGAAGTACGTGTACGTTATGCCCCGAGCCCAACGGGTTATTTACATATTGGGAATGCCAGAACGGCGTTATTTAATTATTTATTTGCTAGAAATCAAGGCGGTAAGTTTATTATTCGTATTGAAGATACGGATCAATCTCGTAATGTAGAAGGCGGCGTTGAGAATCAGCTTGATTACTTAAAGTGGCTTGGCATGGACTGGGATGAAAGTATTGATAAAGAGGGCGAGTACGGTCCATATACACAAATGGAGCGTCTTGACATTTATACGGAGCACACGAAAGAGCTATTGGAAAAAGATCTCGTATATAAATGTTATTGTACAGAAGATGAGCTGGAAGCGGAGCGTGAAGCACAGCGCGCACGTGGAGAAATGCCTCGATACTCTGGGAAATGTCGACACCTAACTCAAGATCAGCGTGAGAAACTAGAAGCAGAAGGTAGAGAGCCGAGCATTCGTTTTGCTGTTCCTCGCGACAAAGAATATGCATTTGATGATATTGTAAAAGATCGCGTATCTTTTGAATCTAATGGAATTGGCGACTTTGTTATTGTTAAGAAAAATGGTATTCCTACTTACAACTATGCGGTGGCGCTAGATGACTATCATATGAAAATTTCTCACGTTTTACGTGGAGATGATCATATTTCAAACACACCGAAACAGCTGATGATTTACGAAGCATTTGGCTTTGAACCACCTAAATTTGGGCATATGACCCTGATTGTTAATGATCAAAAGAAAAAACTTAGTAAGCGAGATAAGTCAATCGTGCAATACATTGAACAGTATCATGACTTAGGTTTTCTTCCAGAAGCGTTATTTAACTTTGTCACTCTTCTTGGTTGGTCTCCTAAAGGAGAAGAGGAACTATTTACAAAAGAGCAGCTGGTTGAGATCTTTGATCCAGAACGCTTATCTACTTCTCCAGCAGTTTTTGATTCACAAAAACTTTACTGGATGAATAATCAATATATTAAACAGTCGAGTCTTGAGCGAGTAGTGGAACTTGCGCTTCCACACCTTGTTGAAGCAGGAAGATTCCCGCTTGAAATGACCGACGAGCAAAAAGAATGGGCTAAAGAATTGATCGCTCTTTATCAAGAGCAGCTTCATTACGGCAGAGAAATTGTTGAGCTTACTGAGTTGTTCTTTAAGCAAGAAATTCAGTATAATGAAGAAGCAATGACAGTGTTGAATGAAGAACAAATTCCTGAAGTGATGCAAGGCTTTTTAGATCAACTGAAGGAAGTTGAAGAATTCGAGCCAGCGGCTATTAAATCAGCGATCAAGGCTACCCAAAAGGCAACTGGTCATAAAGGCAAAAAACTATTTATGCCGATCCGTGTTGCTACGACAGGTGAAACGCACGGTCCGGAACTTCCACAGGCGATTGCCTTGCTTGGAAGAGATGCAGTTAATGCTCGTTTGAATCAAGTTCTTGCGATGAGTAAAGCATAA
- the ispD gene encoding 2-C-methyl-D-erythritol 4-phosphate cytidylyltransferase: MKYSVVIPAAGQGKRMNAGKNKQFIMLEGKPIIVHTISVFQSDPQCEEIVLAINEREHDDFRSLIEEYGLTKVSHVVTGGRERQQSVYEGLKALQGEKIVLIHDGARPFFSHEVANKVALAAANYDGAIVAVPVKDTVKQVDQLQVKRTIDRSSLWAVQTPQAFRLSVIKDVHQWAEENDVIGTDDASLVEMNGQAVHVIEGDYWNVKLTTPEDLIFARAILREKKESGI; encoded by the coding sequence TTGAAGTATTCAGTAGTCATTCCTGCGGCCGGTCAAGGTAAACGGATGAACGCGGGAAAAAACAAACAATTTATTATGCTTGAAGGAAAACCGATTATCGTTCATACGATATCGGTTTTTCAAAGTGATCCTCAGTGTGAAGAAATTGTGCTTGCTATTAATGAGCGGGAGCACGACGACTTTCGGTCACTTATCGAAGAATATGGTTTAACGAAAGTAAGTCACGTAGTAACAGGTGGGCGTGAAAGGCAACAAAGTGTTTATGAAGGGCTAAAAGCCTTGCAGGGAGAAAAGATCGTGTTAATTCACGACGGAGCGCGACCGTTTTTTTCACATGAAGTTGCCAATAAAGTGGCGCTGGCAGCAGCGAATTATGACGGAGCTATTGTCGCTGTTCCGGTTAAAGATACAGTGAAGCAGGTAGATCAACTACAAGTAAAGAGAACCATTGATCGCTCAAGCTTGTGGGCTGTTCAAACGCCACAGGCTTTTCGTCTATCTGTGATTAAGGATGTCCATCAATGGGCGGAAGAGAATGACGTGATTGGAACCGATGATGCAAGTCTAGTAGAAATGAATGGACAAGCGGTACATGTTATTGAGGGTGACTATTGGAACGTGAAATTAACAACACCTGAAGATTTAATCTTTGCTAGAGCGATATTGCGAGAGAAGAAGGAGAGTGGCATTTGA